In Vibrio tritonius, the following are encoded in one genomic region:
- the trhA gene encoding PAQR family membrane homeostasis protein TrhA, whose product MSSQKYSSKEEIANSVSHGLGLILGIVGLVLLLVKAEQHRADALTITSMSIYGGSMIALFLASTLYHAIPHPKAKRWLKTFDHCAIYLLIAGSYTPFLLVGLRTPLAIGLMIVIWAIALMGIIMKVAFVYRFKRASLITYLVMGWLSLAVIYQLALHIDVGGLTLLAAGGVVYSLGVIFYVAKRIPFNHAIWHGFVLAGCACHFLAIYFYIQPV is encoded by the coding sequence ATGTCGAGCCAAAAATACAGCTCAAAAGAAGAAATTGCCAATTCTGTTAGTCATGGATTAGGCTTGATCCTCGGCATTGTTGGCTTAGTGTTGTTACTAGTTAAAGCAGAACAGCATCGTGCCGATGCTCTTACCATCACCAGCATGAGTATTTATGGCGGCAGTATGATCGCCCTATTTCTTGCATCCACCTTGTATCATGCGATACCCCACCCCAAAGCCAAGCGTTGGCTAAAAACCTTTGATCACTGTGCGATTTATTTACTCATTGCTGGCAGTTATACCCCTTTCTTATTGGTCGGACTACGTACGCCTTTAGCGATTGGATTGATGATTGTTATTTGGGCAATTGCTCTGATGGGGATCATCATGAAAGTGGCTTTTGTTTACCGCTTTAAGCGTGCGTCACTCATTACTTATTTGGTGATGGGATGGTTGTCGCTCGCGGTGATATATCAACTGGCGTTGCACATAGATGTAGGAGGATTAACCCTGCTTGCTGCCGGAGGTGTGGTTTACTCGTTAGGTGTGATTTTTTACGTGGCTAAACGAATTCCGTTTAACCACGCAATTTGGCATGGTTTTGTGTTGGCTGGGTGTGCCTGCCATTTCTTAGCGATTTACTTCTACATTCAGCCTGTTTAG
- the fmt gene encoding methionyl-tRNA formyltransferase → MSQSLRIVFAGTPDFAARHLAALLSSEHEIIAVYSQPDRPAGRGKKLTASPVKMLALEHDIPVYQPVNFKSDEAKQELADLNADIMVVVAYGLLLPQDVLETPKLGCINVHGSLLPRWRGAAPIQRSIWAGDAETGVTIMQMDVGLDTGDMLKVAKLPIEATDTSGAMYEKLAELGPKALLDCLNDIAAGNAVAVKQDDEQANYAKKLSKEEAQIDWSMDAAAIERCVRAFNPWPMSHFSVDDNAIKVWQARVEKMETTKPAGTIVKADKTGIYVATGQGVLVLEQLQIPGKRAMPVQDILNSRAAWFEVGTQLN, encoded by the coding sequence TTGAGCCAATCATTACGCATTGTCTTTGCAGGAACTCCGGATTTCGCCGCCCGTCACTTGGCGGCGTTATTGTCTTCGGAGCATGAAATTATTGCAGTGTATAGCCAACCAGACCGCCCCGCAGGTCGTGGTAAAAAACTCACCGCAAGCCCAGTAAAAATGCTCGCGTTAGAACATGATATTCCGGTTTATCAGCCGGTAAACTTTAAATCTGACGAAGCAAAACAAGAACTGGCGGATCTCAACGCCGATATCATGGTTGTCGTCGCGTACGGTTTATTACTGCCCCAAGACGTACTTGAAACACCTAAACTTGGTTGCATCAACGTTCATGGTTCACTGCTTCCTCGCTGGCGTGGTGCCGCACCGATTCAGCGTTCTATTTGGGCGGGCGATGCAGAAACTGGCGTGACCATCATGCAAATGGACGTGGGTTTGGATACTGGCGATATGCTCAAAGTAGCTAAATTGCCAATTGAAGCAACTGACACCAGTGGCGCGATGTATGAAAAACTCGCTGAACTAGGACCAAAAGCGCTTCTGGATTGTTTAAATGACATCGCAGCTGGCAATGCCGTTGCTGTTAAGCAAGACGATGAACAGGCTAACTACGCGAAGAAACTCAGCAAAGAAGAAGCTCAAATTGATTGGTCCATGGATGCTGCAGCAATTGAACGTTGCGTACGCGCCTTTAATCCATGGCCAATGAGTCACTTTTCTGTTGACGATAACGCCATCAAAGTATGGCAAGCTCGTGTGGAAAAAATGGAAACAACCAAACCCGCCGGAACGATTGTAAAAGCTGACAAAACAGGCATTTACGTTGCAACTGGCCAAGGCGTTCTTGTTTTGGAGCAACTTCAGATTCCAGGAAAACGCGCCATGCCAGTACAAGATATCTTAAACTCCCGTGCAGCTTGGTTTGAAGTTGGCACACAATTGAATTAA
- a CDS encoding serine/threonine protein kinase — MTQANFNFDALTPDFMWYALESIGVRAESGLLPLNSYENRVYQFTDEERHRYVVKFYRPERWSVDQIQEEHDFALELAEHEIPLAAPIMINGETLHHYQGYRFALFHSVGGRQFEVDNEEQLEWVGRFLGRIHKVGSARSFQHRPTISLDDYLYQPKKVLEHADFVPLHLQTAFFSDLDLLIRTIEPLWPAKQQLIRLHGDCHPGNILWRDGPMFVDLDDARNGPAVQDLWMLLNGERADKLVQLDILLEGYQEFCDFNEHELKLIEPLRGLRMVHYMAWLAKRWNDPAFPLAFPWFNDPKYWESQVLAFKEQIAALAETPLSLTPQW, encoded by the coding sequence ATGACACAAGCCAATTTTAACTTTGATGCGCTCACTCCCGATTTCATGTGGTACGCACTGGAAAGTATCGGGGTTCGCGCCGAATCTGGGCTATTACCTTTAAACAGTTATGAAAACCGCGTTTATCAATTCACTGACGAAGAACGACATCGTTATGTGGTGAAGTTTTATCGACCAGAACGCTGGAGTGTAGACCAAATTCAAGAAGAACATGACTTTGCTTTAGAGCTAGCAGAACATGAAATTCCTCTTGCCGCTCCCATTATGATTAATGGCGAAACCTTACATCACTATCAAGGATATCGCTTTGCCCTGTTTCATAGTGTTGGCGGGCGTCAGTTTGAAGTGGATAATGAAGAACAGCTAGAATGGGTTGGTCGCTTTTTAGGACGGATTCATAAAGTAGGATCTGCACGCTCTTTTCAACATCGTCCTACCATTTCATTGGATGACTATCTCTATCAACCCAAAAAGGTTTTGGAGCATGCCGATTTTGTTCCTTTGCATTTACAAACTGCTTTTTTCAGCGATTTAGACCTACTCATTCGTACTATTGAACCGCTATGGCCTGCTAAACAACAACTCATTCGTCTGCATGGCGATTGCCATCCGGGTAATATTTTGTGGCGCGATGGCCCAATGTTTGTTGATTTGGACGATGCGAGAAACGGCCCAGCCGTGCAAGATTTATGGATGCTGCTCAATGGAGAACGCGCAGATAAATTAGTACAACTGGATATTCTACTTGAAGGTTATCAAGAGTTTTGCGATTTTAATGAACACGAATTGAAACTAATAGAGCCATTACGTGGTCTACGAATGGTGCATTATATGGCTTGGTTGGCGAAACGTTGGAATGATCCTGCTTTTCCTCTCGCTTTTCCTTGGTTCAATGACCCTAAGTATTGGGAAAGCCAAGTACTGGCATTTAAGGAACAAATCGCTGCTCTAGCCGAAACACCATTGTCGCTCACACCACAGTGGTAA
- a CDS encoding TrkH family potassium uptake protein: MLNLRPILFVLGLVLSKLALFMYVPTIVAFVTGTGGFISFAEAVIITHIGSFICLTMGRTKNFRLNVRDMFLITSLVWTLASVFAALPFLFINHISFTDAYFETMSGLTTTGSTVLSGLDNMAPAILLWRSILQWLGGVGFIVMAVAILPMLNVGGMKLFQTESSDWSDKSSPRAKTVAKNIVSVYLILTALCIIGYMLTGMTPFEAINHAFTTLSTGGYSTSDGSMNHFSKGAHWVAIVFMFLGGLPFLLLVTSVRKRRPQDIFQDAQVRGFFWLFMITSLTVAIWLTLHNSYPFFDALRVSMFNIVSVVTTTGFGLDDFTAWGALPSTMFIFLMMTGACSGSTAGGIKIFRFQIAMALLKKQMLNLIHPNGVFVQRYNQRPVNEDIVRSVVAFGITFGLTIIVIAGILSAMGLDPLTSISGSITAVSNVGPGMGKVIGPTGNFASLPDAAKWVLSFGMLMGRLEILTILVVFFPAFWRR; this comes from the coding sequence ATGCTAAATTTGCGCCCCATTTTATTTGTATTAGGGCTAGTGCTTTCTAAGCTAGCTCTCTTTATGTATGTGCCAACTATTGTTGCATTCGTTACCGGAACTGGCGGCTTTATTAGCTTTGCTGAAGCCGTCATCATCACCCACATTGGTTCTTTTATTTGCCTGACGATGGGCCGAACAAAAAACTTCCGGCTTAATGTGCGGGATATGTTCCTAATTACCAGCTTGGTATGGACACTGGCGAGTGTGTTTGCTGCACTACCTTTCCTTTTTATCAATCACATCAGTTTCACAGATGCCTACTTTGAAACGATGTCTGGGCTGACCACCACCGGTTCTACTGTTCTTAGTGGCTTAGACAATATGGCTCCAGCGATATTACTGTGGCGTTCTATTTTACAGTGGTTAGGAGGAGTTGGATTCATCGTTATGGCTGTAGCGATTTTGCCCATGCTTAACGTGGGTGGGATGAAGCTGTTCCAAACCGAATCATCAGACTGGTCAGATAAAAGTAGTCCGCGCGCCAAAACCGTCGCCAAAAACATCGTATCGGTTTATTTGATACTGACAGCACTTTGTATCATTGGCTATATGCTCACTGGCATGACGCCGTTTGAAGCCATCAATCACGCCTTTACTACGCTTTCCACGGGTGGGTATTCCACTTCCGATGGGTCAATGAATCACTTTTCAAAAGGTGCTCATTGGGTAGCAATTGTGTTTATGTTCTTAGGTGGTCTGCCATTTTTGCTGTTGGTCACATCAGTGCGCAAACGTCGCCCACAAGATATTTTTCAAGATGCTCAGGTGCGTGGTTTCTTCTGGTTATTTATGATCACCAGTCTCACCGTAGCCATTTGGTTAACCTTGCATAACAGCTACCCATTTTTTGACGCTCTGCGTGTCTCTATGTTCAATATTGTTTCTGTTGTCACAACGACAGGCTTTGGCTTAGATGACTTTACTGCGTGGGGTGCCCTACCAAGCACCATGTTCATCTTCTTAATGATGACCGGAGCCTGCTCAGGCTCAACGGCTGGTGGGATTAAAATTTTCCGCTTCCAAATTGCGATGGCACTTCTGAAAAAACAGATGTTGAATCTTATCCATCCGAATGGGGTATTCGTTCAACGCTACAACCAACGCCCGGTTAACGAAGATATCGTACGCTCTGTGGTAGCATTCGGTATTACGTTTGGTCTTACCATTATTGTTATTGCCGGAATTCTCTCTGCAATGGGACTCGATCCATTGACCAGTATTTCCGGATCCATTACCGCTGTGTCGAACGTTGGTCCGGGCATGGGAAAAGTGATTGGCCCAACGGGTAATTTTGCATCTTTACCTGACGCAGCTAAGTGGGTTCTAAGCTTTGGCATGTTGATGGGCCGACTGGAAATTTTGACCATTTTGGTCGTGTTCTTCCCCGCCTTCTGGCGTCGATAA
- a CDS encoding YihD family protein, with the protein MTCHRVEELLELLESEWDKESEMNLIQFLIKLAGEAGFKQPIEELTDDVLIYHLKMRNSDKTEAIPGLKKDYEEDFKTAILRARGIID; encoded by the coding sequence ATGACATGCCATCGCGTAGAAGAATTGCTCGAACTTCTAGAGTCTGAGTGGGATAAAGAATCCGAAATGAACCTCATTCAGTTTCTGATCAAACTTGCTGGTGAAGCCGGATTTAAACAACCAATTGAAGAACTCACTGATGATGTTCTGATCTACCATCTTAAAATGCGTAACAGCGATAAAACAGAAGCCATTCCTGGTCTGAAAAAAGATTACGAAGAAGATTTTAAAACTGCAATCTTACGCGCTCGTGGCATCATAGACTGA
- a CDS encoding sporulation protein yields MSLLKKTLSSFGIGTAKIEAVLQQEVLYPGQKVQVHLHIYGGAHEQVIEHLDVKLRCRYIAEAAVDTESDFVPLRQRVDETYTLAHWSLVNALIIKPGETQLVEATLEVPWNTPVTIGDNKVWLDTELGHDQPLVKDQHSVTVRPDHLLDSIFSALESYGLRLRQVECEALDGFTLPFGQEFELVPIYGPYQGALRELDIFAYRDKDAIQMWLDVDRPQRGRLTLLGDEVSQGKVTHHLTLHNGCNDADAQQVVVEALERYEMEN; encoded by the coding sequence ATGTCATTACTTAAAAAGACCCTCTCAAGCTTTGGAATAGGGACTGCTAAAATCGAAGCCGTTTTGCAGCAAGAAGTGTTGTATCCGGGGCAGAAGGTTCAAGTTCATCTTCATATTTATGGTGGTGCACATGAACAAGTAATTGAGCATCTGGATGTTAAGCTGCGTTGTCGATATATCGCAGAAGCGGCAGTCGATACGGAGTCGGATTTTGTTCCATTAAGACAAAGAGTCGATGAAACTTACACGTTAGCTCATTGGTCATTGGTTAACGCTCTCATCATTAAGCCTGGAGAAACCCAATTGGTGGAGGCTACCTTGGAAGTGCCTTGGAATACTCCCGTGACCATTGGAGATAACAAGGTTTGGTTAGATACAGAGTTAGGCCATGATCAACCGCTTGTGAAAGACCAACATAGTGTTACGGTACGCCCAGATCATTTGCTCGATAGTATTTTTTCTGCATTGGAGTCTTATGGCTTAAGGTTGCGCCAAGTCGAATGTGAAGCGCTTGATGGGTTTACTCTTCCATTTGGTCAAGAGTTTGAGCTGGTTCCTATCTATGGTCCCTATCAGGGTGCTCTGCGTGAATTAGATATCTTCGCCTATCGTGATAAAGATGCCATTCAAATGTGGTTGGATGTGGATAGGCCACAACGAGGCCGTTTGACTCTTTTGGGTGACGAAGTCAGTCAAGGAAAAGTGACACATCACCTTACGTTGCATAATGGCTGTAATGATGCGGATGCTCAACAAGTTGTCGTGGAAGCTTTAGAACGTTATGAAATGGAAAATTAA
- the dprA gene encoding DNA-processing protein DprA yields MAQDESLRAWMALSFVPRLGMKNLSRLLSHDAPEKLLSYSNTQWQAIGLKGDQVRYLQSQAIQEAERCLEWQQASELRTILTPQHSLYPPLLKEIASAPPVLFVEGEVQCLSLPQIAIVGSRNATIDGQRAAHQFARELVEHGVVVTSGLALGIDGYAHDGALSGQGKTVAVLGSGFNHLYPARHRQLAERIKHSGALVSEFRPDTKPRAEHFPRRNRIVSGLSLGVLVVEAALKSGSLITARYATEQDREVFVLPGTIYQSNYAGSNDLIRQGACLVQNVPQIIEELGAMLDWSINQQNLTQPALFSSPNDEEQLPFPLLLANVGVEATPVDILASRTNIPVQDIMTQLLELELSGHVVAVSGGYIRKGRG; encoded by the coding sequence ATGGCGCAGGATGAATCATTACGAGCGTGGATGGCATTAAGTTTTGTTCCGCGCTTGGGGATGAAAAACTTATCGCGACTATTAAGCCATGATGCGCCAGAAAAGCTATTGTCCTATTCAAATACTCAGTGGCAGGCGATAGGGCTTAAAGGAGATCAAGTTCGGTATTTGCAGTCGCAGGCAATTCAAGAAGCTGAACGATGTCTTGAGTGGCAGCAAGCGAGTGAACTCAGAACCATTTTGACCCCTCAGCACTCGCTATATCCACCTTTATTAAAAGAGATCGCATCAGCGCCTCCGGTGTTATTTGTTGAAGGTGAGGTTCAATGCCTTTCATTACCTCAAATAGCCATTGTGGGTAGTCGTAATGCAACCATTGACGGACAACGCGCAGCGCATCAGTTTGCTCGTGAATTAGTTGAGCATGGTGTTGTTGTAACGAGTGGGTTAGCGTTGGGGATTGATGGCTATGCCCATGATGGTGCGCTATCAGGTCAAGGCAAGACGGTTGCAGTGCTTGGCTCAGGCTTTAATCATTTATATCCTGCTCGGCATCGTCAATTAGCAGAACGAATCAAGCACTCGGGAGCGTTAGTTTCTGAATTTCGTCCAGATACCAAACCAAGAGCTGAGCATTTCCCACGGCGCAATCGTATTGTGAGTGGTTTGTCGTTAGGCGTGCTGGTGGTTGAAGCTGCATTAAAGAGTGGTTCATTAATTACTGCTCGGTATGCCACAGAACAAGATAGAGAAGTATTTGTATTGCCAGGGACGATTTATCAGTCCAATTATGCAGGCAGTAATGACTTGATTCGCCAAGGGGCATGTTTAGTACAAAACGTGCCTCAAATCATTGAAGAGTTAGGGGCTATGCTGGATTGGTCGATTAATCAGCAGAACTTGACTCAACCTGCACTTTTTTCTTCTCCAAATGATGAAGAACAATTGCCATTTCCCTTGCTGTTAGCTAACGTAGGAGTAGAAGCCACACCAGTTGATATTCTCGCAAGTCGGACCAATATACCGGTGCAAGATATCATGACACAGCTTTTAGAGCTTGAGCTCTCTGGGCATGTGGTTGCAGTTTCCGGTGGCTATATTCGTAAGGGGAGGGGCTAG
- a CDS encoding DUF3157 family protein, with protein MKTVISALLLVWAGMSQASELVTLKDGRQVQLNSDFTWQYIEPLKKETHTTATKSVPAVVAAPIVQPKIRGTTIDVTSHKPLLQLSDSGVDVVLNAATYRNGELVIPTAITNQSRQSVIQVQIQWSLYDEQGNLLQEGNNAVWQSIKRMGDTYLRPQTAENGKVLRITVPSHNRYQLKATISAVETR; from the coding sequence ATGAAAACCGTTATTTCTGCTCTATTGTTGGTTTGGGCCGGTATGAGCCAAGCATCTGAATTAGTCACCTTAAAAGATGGTCGCCAAGTACAACTCAACAGCGATTTTACGTGGCAGTATATTGAGCCTCTGAAAAAAGAAACGCACACTACCGCCACCAAATCAGTGCCAGCAGTCGTGGCGGCTCCCATTGTGCAGCCGAAGATACGAGGAACAACGATTGACGTAACGAGTCACAAGCCACTTTTGCAATTAAGCGACTCAGGTGTCGATGTGGTATTGAATGCAGCCACCTACAGGAATGGTGAATTAGTGATTCCAACCGCTATCACCAACCAAAGCCGCCAGTCGGTGATTCAAGTTCAGATCCAATGGTCATTGTATGATGAGCAAGGCAACTTACTCCAAGAGGGGAACAATGCGGTATGGCAATCCATTAAACGCATGGGGGACACGTACTTGCGCCCACAAACCGCAGAGAATGGTAAAGTACTGCGCATCACAGTACCTTCCCATAACCGCTATCAGCTAAAAGCGACAATCTCAGCGGTAGAAACTCGCTAA
- a CDS encoding thiol:disulfide interchange protein DsbA/DsbL, translating to MKKLFALVATLMLSVSAYAAQYKEDVNYKVLDQPHSTQPSVVEFFSFYCPHCNAFEPIISKLDSHLPDGVKLEKNHVSFMGGNMGFNMSKAFATMVALNVKDKMIPVMFDRIHNQRNAPKNVEELRQIFVDHGVDGKKFDDAFNGFAVDSMARRGDKDFQAKGLQGVPSIVVNNQYLVEMGSLKSIDEFYDLVNYLLKK from the coding sequence ATGAAAAAGCTGTTTGCACTCGTTGCAACTCTCATGTTGAGCGTATCGGCATATGCTGCTCAGTATAAGGAAGATGTGAACTACAAGGTTCTCGATCAACCTCACTCAACACAACCTAGTGTTGTAGAATTTTTCTCATTCTACTGCCCACACTGTAATGCCTTTGAACCTATCATTTCAAAACTTGATAGCCACCTTCCTGACGGTGTGAAACTCGAGAAAAACCACGTTTCTTTTATGGGCGGTAACATGGGCTTTAACATGAGCAAAGCCTTTGCGACTATGGTTGCATTGAATGTTAAAGACAAAATGATTCCTGTGATGTTTGACCGTATTCATAATCAACGTAATGCACCAAAAAATGTCGAAGAGCTACGTCAAATATTCGTTGATCATGGGGTTGATGGTAAGAAATTTGATGATGCATTTAACGGCTTCGCGGTAGATTCAATGGCTCGTCGCGGCGATAAAGACTTCCAAGCAAAAGGCTTGCAAGGTGTTCCTTCTATTGTGGTAAACAACCAATACTTAGTAGAAATGGGCAGCTTAAAATCCATTGATGAATTCTACGATCTCGTAAACTACTTGCTTAAAAAGTAA
- the def gene encoding peptide deformylase: MSVLQVLTFPDDRLRTVAKPVKEVTPEIQKIVDDMIDTMYDEEGIGLAATQVNIHQRIVVIDISDDRNDPMVLINPEILDKRGEDGIEEGCLSVPGARALVPRAAEVTVKALDRDGKEYQFEADDLLAICVQHELDHLEGKLFVDYLSPLKRKRIKEKLEKIKRFNEKN, encoded by the coding sequence ATGTCTGTATTGCAAGTATTAACATTTCCAGATGATCGTCTTCGTACCGTTGCTAAACCGGTTAAAGAGGTCACGCCTGAAATCCAAAAAATCGTCGATGACATGATCGATACCATGTATGACGAAGAAGGCATTGGCCTTGCTGCTACTCAGGTGAATATCCATCAACGTATTGTTGTTATCGATATTTCAGATGACCGCAATGACCCAATGGTACTCATTAATCCTGAAATTTTGGATAAACGTGGCGAAGATGGCATCGAAGAAGGCTGTTTGTCTGTTCCAGGAGCACGCGCTCTTGTACCTCGTGCAGCTGAAGTCACCGTCAAAGCACTCGACCGTGATGGTAAAGAATATCAGTTTGAAGCGGATGATTTACTCGCGATTTGCGTACAACATGAACTTGACCATTTAGAAGGTAAGTTGTTTGTTGATTATTTATCGCCTTTGAAACGCAAGCGAATCAAAGAAAAGTTGGAAAAAATCAAACGCTTCAACGAAAAAAATTAG
- the rsmB gene encoding 16S rRNA (cytosine(967)-C(5))-methyltransferase RsmB — MNVRAAAAQVLYHVVDQGYSLSAALPAAQQKITPRDHALLQEMCYGALRFLPRLESIANALMDKPLKGKQRVFHHLILIGIYQLSSMRVPAHAAVGETVEATQDLRGPRLRGLINAVLRNYQRQQDELDAKAVSHDAGKYGHPSWLLKLLKASYPEQWESIVEANNVKAPMWLRVNNSHHDRDEYQALLDEQGIETSIHSQAEDALKLASPCDVTKLPGFEQGWVSVQDAAAQLSYHYLKPQDGETILDCCAAPGGKTAHILERTAAKEVVAIDNDETRLKRVYENLDRLNLRATVLCGDARYPQQWWKGGQFDRILLDAPCSATGVIRRHPDIKWLRRAEDIQALADLQSEILDAMWQQLKPGGTLVYATCSITPQENTLQVKAFLERTADAELLDSDREQPGRQILPGEEDMDGFYYAVLTKQA, encoded by the coding sequence ATGAATGTTCGCGCTGCGGCTGCCCAAGTTCTGTATCATGTAGTTGATCAAGGGTACTCACTTTCAGCGGCTTTACCGGCTGCTCAACAGAAAATCACACCACGAGATCACGCTCTATTACAGGAGATGTGTTACGGGGCACTTCGCTTTTTACCTCGTTTAGAGTCTATCGCTAATGCATTGATGGACAAACCATTAAAAGGTAAGCAGCGAGTGTTTCACCATCTGATACTCATTGGTATTTATCAATTGAGTTCAATGCGTGTTCCTGCTCACGCAGCGGTTGGTGAAACCGTAGAAGCGACTCAAGATTTGCGTGGTCCTCGTTTGCGCGGCCTTATCAACGCTGTGTTACGTAATTACCAACGTCAACAAGACGAGCTGGATGCAAAAGCCGTTAGTCATGATGCGGGTAAATACGGCCACCCAAGCTGGTTGCTTAAACTGCTCAAAGCGAGCTATCCAGAACAATGGGAAAGCATTGTTGAAGCAAATAATGTAAAAGCACCTATGTGGCTGCGAGTGAATAACTCCCACCACGACCGTGATGAATACCAAGCATTATTGGACGAACAAGGCATTGAAACCTCTATTCATAGCCAAGCAGAAGACGCATTGAAATTAGCCAGCCCTTGTGACGTAACGAAACTACCTGGATTTGAACAAGGTTGGGTATCGGTACAAGATGCGGCAGCACAATTGTCTTATCACTACCTAAAACCTCAAGACGGTGAAACGATTCTTGACTGCTGTGCAGCTCCTGGCGGTAAAACTGCCCATATTTTGGAGCGCACCGCAGCAAAAGAAGTTGTTGCGATCGATAATGATGAAACGCGCTTAAAGCGTGTATACGAAAATTTGGATCGCCTCAATTTGCGAGCCACCGTTCTCTGTGGCGACGCTCGTTATCCACAACAATGGTGGAAAGGCGGGCAATTTGACCGTATTCTGCTTGATGCGCCTTGCTCAGCGACTGGCGTTATTCGCCGCCACCCTGACATTAAGTGGCTGCGCCGTGCTGAAGACATCCAAGCACTTGCCGATCTGCAAAGTGAAATTTTGGATGCAATGTGGCAACAGTTAAAACCTGGTGGCACTTTAGTTTATGCTACCTGTTCGATCACACCTCAGGAAAATACCCTGCAGGTGAAGGCGTTTTTAGAGCGCACCGCAGATGCCGAGCTTTTAGACTCGGATCGCGAGCAACCTGGACGTCAAATCCTCCCTGGTGAAGAGGACATGGACGGCTTCTATTATGCCGTTCTGACCAAACAAGCGTAA
- the trkA gene encoding Trk system potassium transporter TrkA, which translates to MKIIILGAGQVGGTLAENLVGENNDITIVDKSSERLRELQDKYDLRVVTGHASHPDVLREAGAQDADMLVAVTNTDETNMAACQVAFSLFNTPNRVARIRSPQYLAEKEALFQSGAVPVDHLIAPEELVTSYIERLVQYPGALQVVSFAEEKVSLVAVKAYYGGPLVGNALSALREHMPHIDTRVAAIFRQGRPIRPQGTTIIEADDEVFFVAASNHIRSIMSELQRLEKPYRRIMIVGGGNIGASLAKKLEHNYSVKLIERSYQRAEHLSEELENTIVFCGDAADQELLTEENIDQVDVFIALTNEDETNIMSAMLAKRMGAKKVMVLIQRGAYVDLVQGGAIDVAISPQQATISALLTHVRRADIVNVSSLRRGAAEAIEAVAHGDESTSKVVGKAIGEIKLPPGTTIGAIVRGDEVLIAHDNIVIESEDHVVMFLVNKKYVSDVEALFQPSPFFL; encoded by the coding sequence ATGAAAATCATCATTCTTGGAGCAGGGCAAGTCGGTGGAACCCTGGCTGAAAACTTAGTCGGAGAAAACAACGACATAACTATCGTTGATAAAAGCAGCGAACGCCTGCGAGAACTGCAAGATAAATATGATTTGCGAGTCGTGACTGGCCACGCCAGTCACCCTGATGTATTACGCGAAGCAGGCGCACAAGATGCCGATATGCTGGTAGCGGTAACCAATACCGATGAAACCAATATGGCAGCATGCCAAGTCGCATTTTCACTGTTTAATACCCCAAACCGAGTCGCACGTATTCGTTCTCCTCAATACCTAGCAGAAAAAGAAGCTCTTTTTCAATCAGGTGCAGTGCCGGTTGATCACCTTATTGCTCCTGAAGAATTGGTCACCAGTTACATCGAACGCTTAGTTCAATATCCAGGAGCACTACAAGTGGTAAGCTTTGCTGAAGAGAAAGTCAGCCTGGTTGCCGTTAAAGCCTATTACGGTGGTCCACTTGTGGGTAATGCTCTTTCAGCATTACGCGAACACATGCCTCACATCGACACTCGTGTTGCCGCGATATTCCGCCAAGGACGTCCTATTCGCCCTCAAGGTACCACCATTATTGAAGCTGATGACGAAGTATTTTTCGTTGCAGCGAGTAACCACATTCGCTCAATCATGAGTGAACTACAGCGACTCGAAAAGCCGTATCGCCGCATCATGATTGTGGGTGGTGGTAACATTGGTGCGAGTTTGGCGAAAAAACTCGAACACAACTATAGCGTCAAACTGATTGAACGCAGTTATCAACGAGCTGAACACCTCTCTGAAGAGTTAGAAAATACTATCGTATTTTGCGGTGATGCAGCAGACCAAGAGCTACTTACCGAAGAAAACATCGACCAAGTGGATGTGTTTATTGCACTGACCAATGAAGATGAAACCAACATCATGTCGGCCATGCTTGCCAAACGCATGGGCGCGAAAAAAGTGATGGTGCTGATTCAACGTGGTGCCTATGTTGACCTAGTGCAAGGTGGAGCCATTGATGTGGCAATTTCCCCTCAACAAGCCACCATTTCTGCGCTGTTAACCCATGTACGTCGTGCTGATATTGTTAACGTATCATCGTTACGTCGCGGCGCAGCCGAAGCTATTGAGGCTGTTGCTCATGGCGACGAAAGCACATCCAAAGTGGTGGGTAAAGCCATTGGGGAAATCAAATTGCCACCGGGCACCACCATTGGTGCTATCGTGCGTGGCGATGAAGTGTTGATTGCTCACGACAATATTGTGATTGAGTCAGAAGACCACGTCGTAATGTTCCTCGTGAACAAAAAATACGTTTCCGACGTCGAAGCCCTTTTCCAACCAAGCCCATTCTTCTTATAG